In the genome of Cryptomeria japonica chromosome 8, Sugi_1.0, whole genome shotgun sequence, one region contains:
- the LOC131079546 gene encoding polygalacturonase 1 beta-like protein 3 codes for MARCEILLVLVISALIFSKCEGGGGQPFAAKASLLRFWRRTLPGARLPPFLLQKASPLNATSVALFSLYLKNHTLSDHIESFCTAAEVLCISTEVQNARAVAGPSNFESYNQKKFQQYKANDNSFKNYSDDGNVVADAFGSYGRDSNSGSQIFKNYAPNTNLENESFTTYASGSGGGTGDFSNYGLQTNIPDHHFKNYGSGSNGLIQNFNSYAEQSNVIQNGFTTYGKDANAILTDFSNYASKSNVITNNFKGYDQGGNAASGGFTNYGDDGNRVTNKFQSYAAKLNGGDESFTNYGHLANTQQAVFNSYGKNANGAGISFSTYGNKTWFDSSSEFTQYAKGSNSPSVEFKSYSLNFTFKDYAKSGVTFSDYNRTVKRASVEAGKFFRENLLVQGKTLPMPDIKDYMPKRSFLPGSLAKNLPFSTQTMPELMKMLNIPENSSMAAIMARTLRECERAAVKGEIKKCVRSVEGMAEFAVSVLGSKVEVLTTESTAGSGHKVSVGAVTGKDGGKITRSVSCHQSLFPFLVYYCHSVPKVKVYKAALLSMEEEKKINEGVAICHLDTSQWSAGHAAFVALGHQPGKIEVCHWIFENDLIWVPLPA; via the exons ATGGCACGCTGCGAAATCCTGCTGGTTCTTGTCATATCCGCGCTCATT TTCTCAAAGTGTGAGGGCGGAGGAGGTCAGCCATTTGCAGCAAAAGCTTCTCTGTTGCGCTTTTGGCGGCGCACATTGCCCGGTGCTCGGCTTCCGCCATTCTTGCTGCAAAAGGCCTCGCCCCTGAATGCTACTTCCGTTGCTCTATTTTCTCTCTATTTGAAAAATCACACCCTTTCCGACCATATCGAATCCTTTTGCACAGCAGCGGAGGTACTCTGTATTTCCACAGAGGTACAAAATGCAAGAGCTGTAGCAGGGCCCTCGAATTTCGAGAGCTACAATCAGAAGAAGTTTCAGCAGTACAAGGCCAACGACAATTCTTTCAAAAATTACTCTGACGATGGCAACGTTGTTGCAGACGCCTTCGGAAGCTACGGGCGTGACTCCAACAGCGGGTCTCAGATCTTCAAAAACTACGCCCCCAATACCAATCTGGAAAACGAGAGCTTTACCACTTACGCAAGCGGATCTGGCGGCGGTACCGGCGATTTCTCAAATTACGGCTTGCAGACCAACATTCCCGACCATCATTTCAAAAACTACGGCAGTGGGAGCAATGGATTGATACAGAATTTCAACAGCTATGCCGAGCAGTCAAACGTGATTCAGAACGGATTTACCACCTATGGGAAGGACGCCAACGCCATTCTGACGGATTTTAGCAACTATGCGTCGAAATCCAATGTGATCACCAACAACTTCAAGGGCTACGACCAGGGGGGCAACGCCGCCAGCGGAGGCTTCACCAATTATGGAGACGACGGCAACCGTGTGACCAACAAGTTTCAGAGTTATGCAGCAAAATTAAATGGCGGCGACGAGAGCTTCACCAACTACGGTCATCTTGCAAACACACAGCAGGCTGTGTTCAACTCGTACGGGAAGAATGCCAATGGTGCGGGGATCAGTTTCAGTACTTACGGCAACAAAACCTGGTTTGACTCCTCCAGTGAATTCACTCAGTACGCCAAGGGCTCAAACAGTCCCAGTGTGGAGTTCAAATCCTACAGCCTCAATTTCACTTTCAAAGACTATGCCAAGTCCGGCGTGACCTTTTCAGATTACAACAGGACGGTTAAAAGGGCGAGCGTGGAGGCTGGGAAGTTCTTCAGGGAGAATCTGTTGGTACAGGGCAAAACTCTCCCCATGCCCGATATCAAGGATTACATGCCCAAAAGATCGTTTCTTCCCGGTTCTTTGGCAAAAAATCTGCCCTTTTCTACCCAGACGATGCCGGAGCTGATGAAAATGTTAAACATTCCAGAGAACTCGTCAATGGCGGCGATCATGGCGAGAACGCTGCGAGAATGCGAAAGGGCGGCGGTTAAGGGCGAAATCAAGAAATGTGTGAGATCGGTGGAAGGCATGGCGGAATTTGCAGTATCGGTGCTGGGCTCAAAGGTGGAAGTGCTCACAACAGAAAGCACAGCGGGATCTGGACACAAAGTTTCTGTCGGCGCCGTCACGGGCAAAGACGGAGGTAAGATCACGAGATCAGTGTCGTGTCACCAGAGTCTGTTTCCGTTTCTGGTTTATTACTGCCATTCAGTGCCCAAGGTTAAAGTTTACAAAGCTGCATTGTTGTCAatggaggaggagaagaagataaACGAGGGAGTTGCCATCTGCCATTTGGACACCAGTCAATGGAGTGCAGGGCATGCAGCATTCGTGGCACTGGGACATCAGCCAGGGAAGATCGAGGTCTGCCATTGGATTTTCGAGAACGATCTCATCTGGGTGCCCCTGCCCGCTTAA